The Bradysia coprophila strain Holo2 chromosome X unlocalized genomic scaffold, BU_Bcop_v1 contig_20, whole genome shotgun sequence region aatttatttttcttagtTCGTCTCACGTCTAACTATACAGAGTTTTAGTATATCAGCACTTCaacataagaattttactatTCGTTATTCGGTCACATCATTTTCGAATTCAAAAACAATCTTGCGACGATTCGAACCGCACAACATTAATTTGATTAACGCGAATTATCCACCATCAATTTCACAACATGAACTGAACTTGTAATTTATTGCAACAATTGGAATCTaagtacacatttttttcatagaatTTACTGATATATCCACACATCCATAACTTCTAGTatcttatcaattttttttaggtttTTCAATCGATACCGAATGGAGTCATAATCAAGCACATCAGAATTTACGATTtctagttttttttccttcgctGTGTGGGTACGGTATAGAGATAAACGTGTACACAATTTTTGAGGTGTTcctttaaataataatattgctATGGACATGCTTGTCAGTCAGGTATTTGTAATCAGTTGATTAGATAATTTACCGGGAACTTCTAAATATAGATCGAGATATCATTCGGATAGCACCTTCTAAATTGTTAATGTGTAGAAGTCCCATCATATATTTCCACATTTTAATCTTAACATAAATGAAGTCTCATGTTGCTTGCcccgcaaaaaaaaattgtatacaaACACCGAGCAAAACGTGTACAGCACCTTATACGAAACTTATTTTACAACTTGTAACGCTCGTTGCGATGACTCGAATACactttttgttaattttttcttttgccCAGACAGGAAtttagaaaatgatttttgaaatttttgtttctttagtTTGTACTTTTCCGACCGTTCATTTATTGTGGCTCGTATATATCTTATCGCAAGCtatattttaatttagatAATGATTTTGTTACCTTCAATGTGCTATATATTTGATAGTTCttgtttgatgaaattcgtcgaaatGTTTGCTAGTTTCGAGTCGAGAAAATGACATtgcaattaaacaaaaaactgtAATTTTACCTTAGATGACGCTTCATGCTAAGTTTTATGGCCAGAATATGTTTGTGAATAATTTGCTTCAATAAGTTCGAAAttgtccaaaaacttcaaGTTTAAACTCTCGATCTCAGGGGATTCCTACGATATTTGATTCTATCAGATTTTTGTATCCTGACCTCCTGAACTTAACATCTCATCAGAttttaaacaatgaaattataattataaagTTCTGCTGATGTAAAGAGAATAATCCTGGCAAGTTTCTCACATATTTCACCTTTTTTCAATAGCCTCACAAATTTTATTCCCATTACTTCAATGACAAGTCCATCATTAATGGCTGAGTTACATTCAAAGATTCAACAACATTTGTTGTATGTAAATAAGCATCATATTGTACAAAAACTGCAAACTTGATATGCCTCCTTTCCATAAAACGTTATATGAATCTCAGTGCAAAGTGTCTTATTAGGCACTCGACTCGATGggtatcggggaatctggcacacggtgccaaaAGAACACGCTTTTAAACTAcataaaaggtgaactcgcacacgcaagtttattgctgcaaatgctttttagccatgtcattGACTTAATaactatttttacaaaatgttggttgaaaaatgcgttgttttagcaccgtgtgccaaattaccccgcGCCACTCGATGTACTTTAGAAGTACACATCTAGCGCCTAATGGAgcactttgcactcgatgttaTAAATAACTCAAGAGGAACACTTAGGGTGGCATGGTCTGTGTAAACTGTTTAccgaatttaccgaaatttatcTGATCTttgattcaataaattcagtaaatatttggtaaatttcagtgaattcggcaaataaatttaccaataatatGCTCTTATTTCAATATACCTGCGATGACTCACGATAAATGATAAATGATTCATTAGGTGATATGTGTAAAGACGGCTAGTCATCTAGTAACAACGATAACAAATAAGGTAAGCTGCAAAGACAATACGTCTTATAATGCAGATTGTAAAAACCAAATTATATACAAGATTTGGAATCGAACATCATTTTTATACAACTCTGTCGTGATACGGTTTGagttaataaatttgctgGATATTGATGAACATCTTTTTGCACAATCGTTCCCTCCAAGTAATGAATCAACACACTGCTAGTAAAAGTAGTATGTATTTTACCACTTTTAAGTGCgtttaacacattcaaaataattgcggcttgtcaactttcggtccgctggactttacttaaatagtcgtggaatacctccaaatattagaaatttttttgtaggcattcctcgactatttaggtaaagtccagggtgccgaaagttggcaagccgcaattaatttcaatgtgttaagCGAATCCAACCGGTAAAAAATgtgtaggaaattttaaacattaaattaccggtaaatctcatacaaattctTTACCGGTTGAAATCACTATTTTCAAGTGAGGGCCACATACccagaaaataggaaaatatagcGTTGTGACTGGAAATGGGCTCACGGGCATCTTAAAAGGTTCCTTGCAAACATTTTATGCTTGCACACTATTCCGCCACGTTTTCGTTCATCATTAACATGGCTGCATACAGCAAAATTATCAACATCCGTTGTATTATACAGAGAGTAAATAATTTCGATGTGCCGATCTATCAACAGCTAGTTTTGTTTCAGTTGGTGTTTATTTCATTGTTAGTACGATCTGCATTTAGCGTTTGTTACCCGTCACACACGAACGCGTATAAAGGGAAGATAAACACAAAGTAAACAATAGCTACAATGTCCACCAGCTGACACAAAACCAGCTGTTGCTAGATCGGCAcaccgaaattatttattcccTGTATTGTTGACTGTGGTAAAACATGGTTGTGCGACGTCAGTAAGCGAATTTATGCTATTCGAAACACAATGTTCTATTTAACGGGTGTATTTTACGTAAATCTTACCAATGATCGTCCGATCGTCAAGTCTGCCCTATAAAGCATAAAAAACTTTGTGCAAAAGAGATGCAAGATTTTGATAGAGTAAACGAAACTATTACGTCACAAAATCGTGCATCTTTTTTGCACAAAGTTTTTTATGCTTTGAAGGGCAGCATGTAGCTAGTTCGGCACAGATATTTTCGTTGTAATTTCAAACTCGAATTTCTTGGAAATTTTCATTCTGGGTGTTTTCATTCCTTTTCGAATGGTTTGATGTATCGGAAACACTTTATATGATCCGCGATTTAAACTGCAGCCACAAACAAAAGATAAAGAATTACGAATTCGTTTTACACTTACCATTAACGATCAGGATGTCAAAGTACATTTTAAACTTAacagcaaaaaagaaaacaaactttCGAGCAGCAGAATTATCCAAGGTGATGCACGTATGGAATTATAATTCACTCGACAGTCTCCGTTACAAAACTTGTAATAAACGAATGTTTAGTTTGCACCACCAGTAATATAAAAGTTGACAGAAAAAACGAAGAACATAACATTGTGAGTCCAATACAATCAGTAAGACAATTGATTTGTTTGTAAAGATCTTTTAGTTCGAAatgctatttttttttctctcgtctAAGGTGTCGCATAGCATGTACATACCGaacaaaaagacaaaatttttattgtttcaatttgtcgttgtgtttcaaaaatgaaatggcaaaacaaaatatttctctttTCACACTGTGGTGTAATGGGCCTTGCAATGAActgtaaaatagaaaaaaatcaggaaaaaacaTTAATAAACGGAACACCTTTATGCACAACAGTGTGCTCTGCTCACCACCATATAGTTAACATACCTATGAATTCAGATACCGGATCACCTTCCTGTCCTTCACCGCGCATTGAACCGGTAATTTCCTCATTCTCGACCATTGGCAGGAATAATTGAACGAATTCCGGTGAATACGGGTGCGTTATAGTTTCAAGAacctgtcaaatagagtaggaACTTAGTAGGAAATGCATGTTAACTGATAAAAACTAATTCGCTTTTTCGGTCGCtcgtatttatttttataaatccaAGAGTCATTCGAGTCAATAGAAGTGCATGTATATAGAACTGCTGATACGATTTCAGTTGAAACATTGATAAGAGGTGAAACAATGGTTTCTGTTGTAATCGAACAGGAGAGTACATAAAAGGTGTGTTCGTTCATGTTTAGTTAGCTGAGTATTAATAACATACATGAACGACCTGTTACGTcgatgtaaaagaaaaataaaatttcagggTCAAAACGGTGCAAATATTGGAATTTCGTTGTTACATGACGGAATCAGCGTACTAGCGACAAACTATTTTGGACATCTTGTAGTATGACTTGAGGTGATTGCGACCCTTATGCCCCatcaaacacacaaaaatcgcTTACCACAGTTGTACGTAAGGAACTACTAACCTCTTTGACGAAGTACCGAATCAACGAAATGTCGGTATCATCCTTTTGGCAGCATTGTTTAATGTATTTAACGACCGGAACCACACAGCCTCTAGTCAGTAGATTGACCATGCGGTCAAGCagcattttcttcatttccaATTGCACAAGAATCTCCAACTCGTCCTGTTTCGATTCGAAAATTCTAATCAGCAGTTGAAGAATTTGACCATGCAACGACGGATGGACATTGGCCACTTCGTCCAAGACAGCCAAATGCGGCGGACAACTGTCCGTGGACAATTTGAAATATGACGGTTCGGTAACGGTATTCTCGATCCATCGAATCACACCGACACCAACGACTGGATATCTAATGCAGGTGTACAATGTTTGAAAGTCGGCAATCAGTTCGGCCGAACCTTTATGCACGTTGCAGATAGCGTGCACCTTTTCCACTGCTTGCGAAGTACTTTTCAGTTCGTCCTTGTTGATCAAACGGTTTTGCTTGGAGCCTTTCTTCGATTGTGTTTCACAAACACTAGCTGCATAAGCCAACAAGTAAATGTATTTGGATTTGTGTTCGGGATTGATTTTGACGCCGGCTTTGAATAACGAGTCCACCAGCAATTGTAGAAATTGCGGATTTCGAATTAAATCTATGGGTGGCGGATCGGGCGCTGAATAATTTCTATAGAGCACCGTTATGTCGGCTGGATTCAATGTATTTCTCGATAACATAGACGAAAGTGCGAGGCACGCTTGAGGATATGCCGCTGAACCATTCAAAGTCATTGTGATCGGCGTAACGTTCTGATTGTTTTGTAGTGCGTATTTGGTGATTTCTTGAGCAAGTCGTTTCATTATAAATCCACCCTTCGGTTCCTGCGACAAAACTTGCACAAGCACTTGACTGTACACATATGTATGTTGACCATGGCACACCATTCGAGCACATTCTTCTATACACTTTTGCATATCATCCGGATGCGTTAGGAATTTCGTGATAGCAGTCTTTAAGACTCTCGAAAATACTTCGATTTGTTGGGCAGCCGTCGATATCGATGTGATCTCACTTTGGAAGCCAGCGTCCGATATTAGTTTGATGGTGAAATTCAGCATCAAACAGTCCGGATAGTCTTCGGCCAATCGATAAATCAACGATCGCCACGTATGATGGTCAATCATTTCGGTTAACCAGGCTGGCGTTTCTCCCTCTTCGGTAAAAATAGTGTCAGCCTTCTTCGGATCGAATGTCCGCAAAATCATGTCTTTCAAGTGATTTTCGACCATTTTCTGCACTTCCGTCACTCGAATGCCAGCGAGGATCAACCATTCGGCTAATAAATTGGCCA contains the following coding sequences:
- the LOC119068860 gene encoding negative elongation factor D; translated protein: MDEEFEEDGWMGHRHRSGEDEDGPDEIMENPQEVLSECLLKFATPDYIMEPGIFAQLKRYFQAGGTPEQVINLVSQNYSGVAQMANLLAEWLILAGIRVTEVQKMVENHLKDMILRTFDPKKADTIFTEEGETPAWLTEMIDHHTWRSLIYRLAEDYPDCLMLNFTIKLISDAGFQSEITSISTAAQQIEVFSRVLKTAITKFLTHPDDMQKCIEECARMVCHGQHTYVYSQVLVQVLSQEPKGGFIMKRLAQEITKYALQNNQNVTPITMTLNGSAAYPQACLALSSMLSRNTLNPADITVLYRNYSAPDPPPIDLIRNPQFLQLLVDSLFKAGVKINPEHKSKYIYLLAYAASVCETQSKKGSKQNRLINKDELKSTSQAVEKVHAICNVHKGSAELIADFQTLYTCIRYPVVGVGVIRWIENTVTEPSYFKLSTDSCPPHLAVLDEVANVHPSLHGQILQLLIRIFESKQDELEILVQLEMKKMLLDRMVNLLTRGCVVPVVKYIKQCCQKDDTDISLIRYFVKEVLETITHPYSPEFVQLFLPMVENEEITGSMRGEGQEGDPVSEFIVHCKAHYTTV